From Aquificota bacterium, one genomic window encodes:
- a CDS encoding YdcH family protein, translating into MNREEIIQKLLQENKEFKYHYEKHHELDAKIDKLEKHHPMTHELEMEIEALKKERLYHRDMMEAIISQYMKAHT; encoded by the coding sequence ATGAACAGAGAAGAGATCATTCAAAAACTCTTACAGGAAAACAAGGAATTTAAGTATCACTATGAAAAGCACCATGAGCTTGATGCCAAGATTGATAAATTGGAAAAGCATCACCCAATGACCCATGAATTGGAAATGGAAATAGAGGCACTAAAAAAGGAAAGGCTTTATCATAGGGATATGATGGAGGCTATAATAAGCCAATATATGAAGGCGCACACATGA